The Christiangramia forsetii KT0803 DNA segment AATTCAGTATTCTATTCGGTCTTGATGTAACAAAATCTAAAAATTGTATTGCCACTATTTACAACACAGTCCATTCAAATTACACAAATAAGATAATATGATATTATGCTAGACTGAGTATTTGTCTACTCCCATGATTCTCATTTCTTTTAGAATTGATTGAATTTCCTTCTTATGGGTGACTAGAATATGTTTAATATCCTGATCGGTATTAATTTTTAATAGGTCACAATATGAACTTAGAGCAATTTTTTCTCTTCTATTACATTCCCGTAAGATACTTTTTCGATAAAGATTTATAAATAGTTTATTTGGTTCCTCAGGTTTTACATGATTAAAATAAAATTCTTCTGAATTTATGCGATCCAGGATTAAAATTTTTAATCCGTTACAATAAGAAGCTTTTTGAGCTCCTAAGCGCTCAAAGAACACTTTAAATAGAATCCGCTTCATTACCATAGAATTGTTTCTATAAAATATAGCATCGTCGCAATTCCTTGAGTAGAGCTCCTTCAATAACTCGATAGTTTGTAGCTGGTTGGTATTTTGCATAACTACCGGGATAAAGGGGTTCTGTTTAATATGGGCTTTCTTATATTCTGAAGTTCGTAAACGGGCATGAGAACCAGAATTTTTTCTGGATCCGTATCCTTTTCCCTGTATTTAATCCTGATCTTATAATTACACTCCCTATCTTCAGGATAAAATTCACCATTTCTTCTATCAAAACCACCATTTTCAGTAAATGCGATACTGGTCACTTCGCATTCTTCCAGATCTTTAAGTTGCTTTACTTCCGTAGCATTTAATTTATATTTTTCTTTTAACCTATTTAAGCAACGCGCCACATGAATTGAATCTTTTGCCTTCATAATCCATCCTTTTTTGAATTATTCTCAATTTAAATAATCAAAGAATCATTAAAAATCGCAATTCCTTAAAAAAATAACTCAATCGGTTTTTTATTAAAATTTTAAGTGTTAATTAAAATAATTTTAAAGAAAATTTTTTGATTTCAAATTGAAGAAAATAGATTAATTACTGCTCTGTATAATGAACTATAAAAGAAGTTTAAATAATGGCTTTTATAGAAATCAGTATTTCTTTGTATAAAATCAAGATATAGGGAAGGTAGATAAGAACTATTATGTGGGGTCGTATTATAATTTAAACCTCGGTCTCTATATTTTTCTTATGATTATTCCTTCTGAATTGAGAAGGTGATAATCCATAAGATTCCTTAAAAATTTTCGAGAAGTAACTTTTACTATTCAGGCCAATTTTCTCCACAATTTCAGACATGTTATGATCTGAATTTGTGAGTAAGTAAATAGCCAGGTCCAGCCGAATCTTATGTATGTAGCTGTTTACAGTTAATTTGTATATCCTTTTAAAACCATCCTGGAGTTTATTTACATTTAAGCCAAACTTCCGGGCAATATCTTCTATAGTTCCTAAATCGCCAAGTTCGGTTTTTATATGAGTAGCGGCATCATTAATTAATTTGACTTCTATCCTTGTAAGTATACCTTTAGTACCATCGTCATCTTTTTTGAGCCCATCCTGATATTGCAAAATTTCTTCTGCAAGCATCTGGTAGGCAATCCCTTCCATGGCAACTTTCCGTACAAAATTTTTATGCTTTAAAAGTAAACTCATTTCCCATAGCTCAGAAATTTGAAGGCTGTAATAACCTTTATAATAAAAAGATTCTAAAGCCCAAATATCTCTGAAAATCTTGGCTAAATCATCTTCTAAATCTTTTAGTTCACACTCCATATGAGCATAGAATTTAGATCGGTTAATTTCCAGGCTATTCATGCACGTTTTTGAATTCCTGGCGAATGTAAGCACATGACCTTTTTTACCGCTGCTGGCTACAATCACATTTTGATATTGTTCTATAGTATGACATTCTTCTTCATTTTCAAAACGATGATCCATGCTGCCTTCGAGGCTATATAAAAACTTTAATGGATGTATATCATCAACAATAAAAGCAATCTCAGTATCTTCTTTAAACTTACAATCGTAATTTAGAATGCTTATCCCTCCTGAAAATTCAAATCCCTTTATAGTTCCTTCACCAAGGTGCGCAGGTATATTCAACCAGTATTCACGGCAGTTTTCCTTATAGGTGGTATCAAAAGCATTAGCAAAATCAGCAATTACTTCACGTACCGGAATGGAACGAATTTGGATTGATTTCATTTTTTTGAGTGTTTCAGGTATTTTTAAAGTACAGCTAATAATCCGGAGTGAGCTTTAAATTGTGAGTTATTTATAGAAAGCAATTAAGAAGCTGGTTTTTAATAGTAATAACTCTCTTTAAATCATTTAAAATAAACTGTTTGCACTCACCATACTTTAGTTTTTCGATAAATGTTTAGACCTGAATTTTGAAGGGGATAATCCATACTTTTCCTTGAATATTCTCGAAAAATAACTTTTACTGTTTAATCCAATTTGATCCACAATTTCAGAGATATTAAGATCTGTACTCCTCAAAAGGCTTTTAGCAATATTTAAACGCTTTTGTTGTATATAGCCGTTCACCGTTGCTTTGTATAATTTTTTAAATCCTGTTTGTAGTTTATTTCCATTTAAACCCACCCTTCTGGCAATACTTTCTATAGTTCCGGTATTAGTAATTTCGTTATCAATGATATCTGCCGCCTTTTTAATAAGATTAATTTCAGATCTCCTTAGCAAATACTTGTTGCTTTCATCTGTAATGTCATCCTGGTATTGAAGTATATGCTGGTAAAGCGCCTGATAAATTTTCCCTTCTAAAAAGAGGTTTTTTAGAAAGTCTTTTTCATTCATATCCCTTATTTCCTGGAATATATCGGCAATTTGAAGGCTATAAAATCCCTCGTGATAGAATGAATGTGTGGCTTCAACATCATGAAACAGATCTTCCAATCCATTAGAAAGCTTTTTGAGTTCACATTCCTTTCTATCTAAAAAATCTTTTCGAGCAACTTCGAGACTATTAAAACTAGTGCTAACATTAGCCTTAAAATACAAGATATGACCGTGATGATTGTTACTGGCAACAATAGCACATTGATATTGCTGAATTTCATGATAGTCCTGCTGATTCTCAAAACGATGTCCCAAACTTCCTTTAAGAGTGGAGAGAAATTTTAATGGATGAACCCTATTTACTATAAATTGGATTTCTACATCTTCTTTAAAAGTACAGTCATATTGCATCAGGCCAAGTCCACTTTTAAAGCTAATTCCCCTAATAAAACCTTCTCCTAAATCTGGAGGTATAGTTATAAAAAATTCATTGCAATTTTCCTGGTAGTCAACTTGTAGGACGCTAGCTATATTCTCGATAACTTGTTCTAGAGGAAGCGAATTAACTTGTATTAATTTCAATAGTTTCGTTTTAACCATCGAAAATATATTATTACAGAGTTTGTTTAGCTTTCTACGGATTTATATAATCAGTTTTATTAAAGATTATGGCTATTTTATTATTTTAACGAAGCTTTTAGAAAATAGATTTTCAGTTGCAGAATAGCATATTTTTAGGCTGCAAAATCTATAATCGATGAAAGTCATTTTAACCTCGTTGATAGGCCAATTATTCTGAAGAGTTTTTAGATATATGCGTAGGACTGCCTGAAAATATTTCCGCAGCTTCCATAATTGTTTCTGAAAGTGTAGGATGCGGATGAATGCTTAACGCAATATCTTCTGCCGTTGCTGCCATTTCTATGGCCAGGGAGATTTCTGATATTAACGAACCGGCATTTTTTCCCGCTACCCCGCCACCCAGGATCCTTCCGGTTTTTTTATCAACAATAAGCCTGGTAACTCCATTCGGGTTACCTACTGCTACAGCACGACCAGAAGCGCTCCAGGGAAATTTTAGGACTTTAATTTCAATGTTATTTTTCTTGGCTTCCTCCTGGGTGAGTCCGCACCAGGCCATCTGCGGATTGGTAAACACGATCGCCGGAATAGATTTTGGATCATAAGCCGCGCCTTTTTCCCCGGCAATGGTCTCTACAGCAACCTTGCCTTCATAAGTTGCTTTATGAGCGAGTAAAGGTTCGCCGGTAAGATCACCAATGGCATAAATATTCTTTTTTTTCGTTTGCCTTTGTCGGTTTACTTTAAGAAAGCCATTCTCGTCCGGCTCGATATTTGCCATATTTAGCGCCAGAGTTTTTGTATTTGGTTTACGCCCCACGGCAACTAATATCTGATCAAAAGTTTTTTCTTTGGTTTTATCATCTTTGCCTTTCAAGGTTGCTTTTACCTTATTTTTAGTAACCGAAGCCTTTTCTACTTTGGTATCAAAATAAAGTGCTTCAAAAGGATGTTCTTTTTCAAATACATTTACAAGATCCCTGTCTGCGCCCGGAAGGAATCCTGAAGTCATTTCAGCCACAGATACTTTTGAACCTAAAGCGGCATATACACTGCCCAGTTCCAGGCCAATATAACCACCGCCGATCACCAGCATAGATTTGGGGATCTTGTTTAAATCCAGCGCATCTTTAGAATCAATTACTTTCTTGTGATCAATCTCTATTCCGGGCAGGGAAACGTTCACAGAACCGGTGGACAGAATAAGATTTTCAAATTCTAGTTCGTAAGGATCTTCTTCTACCGGGTTTACTTTTATTTTTTTATCGGAAATGAATTCAGCAGTTCCTTTGATGTAATCGATTTTTTTACTTTTTGAAAGCTGACCAAGTCCGTCGGTAAGTTTTTCCACCACTGAATCTTTCCATTTCTGAAGTTTTTTAAGATCGATCTTCGGACTTTCAAACTCGATTCCCCATTCGGCTGCTTGCATAGCTTCCTGTTTTACTTTTGCTATATGCAGCAAGGCTTTGGAAGGGATACAACCGCGATAAAGGCAAACCCCACCGGGATTGGCTTCTGGATCTATCAGGGTCACTTTTAAACCAAGATCGGCAGCACGAAAAGCGGCGGCATAACCCCCGGGACCGGCTCCGATGATGATAAGTTCTTTTTTCTCATTCTTAGACATAGATTATAAATTTTCTATTTACATTTTCACCAACTGAGAATATCAAAAATGTATTATAATTAAGGTTTGTCAGCCTGAGCGTAGTCGAAGGTTACTTAACTATTAGTATCTCAAAACTTCGACTGCGCTATCATTGGCATATTCTTTAAAAATGGTAACGATGAGGCTAAACAGTTAATTTCAAATATTCCCGGCCTATCGAAAGTTTAACGTAAAATTTGAAGTGAAAGCACCGTTAAATTTTAGGCTGTTTGAGCTAATCAAGCTCTTCTTTGAAATTGAATCTCCATAGCGAGTTCCTAAAATTTAGGTGCTAAACGATAAATTTAGATAAACTTTCGTAAGCCTAGATTTTGCTTGCAACCGACGACCAAAGGAAGAGGATTGCATTTTTCATCAATGGAAAAAAAAACAAGCATCCTAAACAATAATTCAATTCCCTACATTAGATAATTTTTTACCACAGATCTCAGCTTGACAGTAATTTCAGGTTTTTAAGCTCCCAATAAAGCTTCGTAAGGATCTTCAAGCGCACGGGAAATCCAATGCAGGAATCGCACACCTTCTGCACCATCAATAATTCTATGATCGTAAGAAAGGCTCAACGGGAGAATATCCCGTGCTTCAAAAGTATCATCATCTTTATACACCGGTTGTTTCTTCGCCCTGGAGACCCCGAGAATAGCTACCTGCGGATGATAAACAATAGGAGTGAAATTAGTACCACCAATTCCCCCAAGATTGGAAATGGTGAAGTTTCCACCCTTCATTTCTTCGGCGCTGAGTTTCACGTTCCGGGCTTTCTCCGCTAATTCAGTGATTTCAGTAGAGATCTCGATAATTGTTTTTTGATCTGCATTTCTAACTACAGGCACCAGCAGGCCTTTTTCAGTATCTACCGCGATCCCGATATTCACATATTTCTTAAGGATCATTTCCTCGTTTTCCATGTCGATACTGGCGTTGAATTTAGGGAACTGTCTTAAAGCGCTGGCCGATATCTTAGCGAGAATAGCAGTAATGGTAAGATTTCCATCAGCTTTTTCCTGAAGTTTCTCCATACGCTCTTCAATGTCTGAAATATCGGCTTCGTCAAACTGAAATACATGCGGAATAGTGCTCCACGCCGCCGAAGTATTCTTTGCCGTCGCTTTCCTGATCCCCGAAATTGCTTTTCGTTCGGTTTCTCCCCATTTGCTGAAATCCGGAAGCGATAGATCATTGGAAGTTTTTCCTTGCTGGCTATTACTTCCCTTATTATGAGCCTTCACATCTTCTTTGCTGATTCTACCAGCTTCGCCGCTGCCTTTTACTTCACTAATATCAACACCAAGTTCCCGGGCAAATCTCCGAACCCCCGGCGCCGCCGCTACATCTTCCGTTCTCGAAGTTTTTTCTTTTTCAGAATCTTTGGAATCATCTTTTTCAGAATCTTCGGAATCATCTTCCTGATCTTTTTTACTCTTTTTTCCTTTGGAATCCTTCTTATCTTCAGAGTCGTTATCCTGATCTTTTTTATTCTTTTTTGTTTCAGAATCCTCGCCATCTTCATCAGCAGCATCTTCTTCCTTATTTTCAGAAGCTTTTTCTTTTTCTTCAGAACTGCCTGAATCCTCTTCTTCTGATGTGCTTTTTTTATCTTTTTTACTCTTATCCTCTTTTTCTTCTTCCTCAGAATTCTCTTTTTCTGAATCCTCTTTTTCTGAATCCTCATCCTTTTCAGACTCGTTATCTTTCTCGCTCTCTTCCTCTTTATCTTCTTCAGGATCCTCCTCAGCGTCCCCTTCTTCCAACTCCAGGATCACGTCACCCACTTCTACTTCATCCCCTTCACTTACCGAAATGGATTTTACAGTTCCCGCCTGCGGACTGGGAATTTCCACTGAAGCTTTATCTGATTCAACCGCGATGATCGACTGGTCTTTTTCTATGCTGTCTCCTTCTTTAACCAGCACTTCGGTCACGGTAGCCGATTCTACTCCTTCTGCGATCTGTGGGATCTTTATTTCTTTAGCCATGCTTTTATTTTTTAGTTGACGGATTTATGAGGTCCTGGGATTTATTTTTTTAGGATCTATATTCAGCTTTTTCGCGGCTTCTTTTAAATCATTAGATTTTATCTCACCTTGTAGCGCAAACTCATATAAAACCGTATAAACAATATGCGCAGCGTTTACTTCAAAGAAATTCCGTAATTCTTCCCGGGCATCGCTCCGGCCAAAACCATCGGTACCCAGCACCGTTAATTTCTGTGGAAAATATTTCGCCACCGCTTCCGGCAAAGCTTTTACATAATCTGTTGCTGCCAAAAAAACCCCTTTTTCATCCTTTAGACAATCTTCTATATAATTGGTTTCTTTATTCATCTGGGATTTAAGCCTGTTCTCCCGTTCTATATCCTGCGCATTATCATATAAAGCTTTATAACTGGTCACACTCCATATATCGGTACGCACATTATAATCTTTTTCGAGGATCTCTGCTGCTTGCAGCACTTCTTTCATAATAGCACCACTTCCGAAGAGATGCGCTTTTTTCTTATATTTTTTCGAAGTTTTCTGAAAGCGATACATTCCACTTAATAATCCTTCTTCGCTGCCTTTGGGCATTTTTGGCATCGCATAAGTATCGTTACCCACAGTCATATAATAGAAGTAATTCTTTTTTTCGGTGTACATCTCCTTAATGCCTTCTTTTACGATGATGGCAACTTCATAGGCAAAGGCTGGGTCATAAGCTTTTAAATTTGGAAAAGCGAGGGCATATAAATGGCTGTTTCCATCCTGGTGTTGTAAGCCTTCTCCCGGCAGACTTGTTCTTCCGGAAATTCCGC contains these protein-coding regions:
- a CDS encoding helix-turn-helix domain-containing protein, which encodes MKLIQVNSLPLEQVIENIASVLQVDYQENCNEFFITIPPDLGEGFIRGISFKSGLGLMQYDCTFKEDVEIQFIVNRVHPLKFLSTLKGSLGHRFENQQDYHEIQQYQCAIVASNNHHGHILYFKANVSTSFNSLEVARKDFLDRKECELKKLSNGLEDLFHDVEATHSFYHEGFYSLQIADIFQEIRDMNEKDFLKNLFLEGKIYQALYQHILQYQDDITDESNKYLLRRSEINLIKKAADIIDNEITNTGTIESIARRVGLNGNKLQTGFKKLYKATVNGYIQQKRLNIAKSLLRSTDLNISEIVDQIGLNSKSYFSRIFKEKYGLSPSKFRSKHLSKN
- a CDS encoding helix-turn-helix domain-containing protein, with protein sequence MKSIQIRSIPVREVIADFANAFDTTYKENCREYWLNIPAHLGEGTIKGFEFSGGISILNYDCKFKEDTEIAFIVDDIHPLKFLYSLEGSMDHRFENEEECHTIEQYQNVIVASSGKKGHVLTFARNSKTCMNSLEINRSKFYAHMECELKDLEDDLAKIFRDIWALESFYYKGYYSLQISELWEMSLLLKHKNFVRKVAMEGIAYQMLAEEILQYQDGLKKDDDGTKGILTRIEVKLINDAATHIKTELGDLGTIEDIARKFGLNVNKLQDGFKRIYKLTVNSYIHKIRLDLAIYLLTNSDHNMSEIVEKIGLNSKSYFSKIFKESYGLSPSQFRRNNHKKNIETEV
- a CDS encoding 2-oxo acid dehydrogenase subunit E2, which codes for MAKEIKIPQIAEGVESATVTEVLVKEGDSIEKDQSIIAVESDKASVEIPSPQAGTVKSISVSEGDEVEVGDVILELEEGDAEEDPEEDKEEESEKDNESEKDEDSEKEDSEKENSEEEEKEDKSKKDKKSTSEEEDSGSSEEKEKASENKEEDAADEDGEDSETKKNKKDQDNDSEDKKDSKGKKSKKDQEDDSEDSEKDDSKDSEKEKTSRTEDVAAAPGVRRFARELGVDISEVKGSGEAGRISKEDVKAHNKGSNSQQGKTSNDLSLPDFSKWGETERKAISGIRKATAKNTSAAWSTIPHVFQFDEADISDIEERMEKLQEKADGNLTITAILAKISASALRQFPKFNASIDMENEEMILKKYVNIGIAVDTEKGLLVPVVRNADQKTIIEISTEITELAEKARNVKLSAEEMKGGNFTISNLGGIGGTNFTPIVYHPQVAILGVSRAKKQPVYKDDDTFEARDILPLSLSYDHRIIDGAEGVRFLHWISRALEDPYEALLGA
- the lpdA gene encoding dihydrolipoyl dehydrogenase gives rise to the protein MSKNEKKELIIIGAGPGGYAAAFRAADLGLKVTLIDPEANPGGVCLYRGCIPSKALLHIAKVKQEAMQAAEWGIEFESPKIDLKKLQKWKDSVVEKLTDGLGQLSKSKKIDYIKGTAEFISDKKIKVNPVEEDPYELEFENLILSTGSVNVSLPGIEIDHKKVIDSKDALDLNKIPKSMLVIGGGYIGLELGSVYAALGSKVSVAEMTSGFLPGADRDLVNVFEKEHPFEALYFDTKVEKASVTKNKVKATLKGKDDKTKEKTFDQILVAVGRKPNTKTLALNMANIEPDENGFLKVNRQRQTKKKNIYAIGDLTGEPLLAHKATYEGKVAVETIAGEKGAAYDPKSIPAIVFTNPQMAWCGLTQEEAKKNNIEIKVLKFPWSASGRAVAVGNPNGVTRLIVDKKTGRILGGGVAGKNAGSLISEISLAIEMAATAEDIALSIHPHPTLSETIMEAAEIFSGSPTHISKNSSE